In one Vibrio sp. CB1-14 genomic region, the following are encoded:
- a CDS encoding carbohydrate ABC transporter permease has product MFPQPIEKSGRFTNISYRAALPISIVMWLLPLIAVMMTSIRSMEDINKGNYWGWPSDIQFVENYTQVFTATPMSQYLLNSLIITLPAVAGAVALSTLAGFALAKYNFKANIWIFAMFIAGNFVPFQILMIPVRDLTITFGLYDTHWALIFFHVAFQAGFCTLFMRNFIVGIPDALIEAARVEGVSEMKIFWHVVLPLVRPALAALSVLVFTFIWNDYFWALVLVQSDEVRPVTAGLSALKGQWLASWQFISAGAVVAAIPPVVLFFTMQRHFIAGLTLGATKG; this is encoded by the coding sequence ATGTTCCCACAACCGATAGAAAAATCTGGACGCTTTACCAATATCAGCTATCGAGCGGCGCTGCCGATTTCGATTGTGATGTGGCTGCTGCCGCTAATCGCGGTGATGATGACGTCGATCCGTTCAATGGAAGACATCAACAAAGGTAATTACTGGGGCTGGCCGAGTGATATTCAGTTTGTTGAAAACTACACGCAAGTGTTTACGGCAACGCCGATGAGCCAGTATTTGCTGAACAGTTTGATCATTACGTTACCGGCAGTGGCTGGCGCGGTCGCGCTGTCTACGTTGGCAGGATTTGCGCTCGCGAAGTATAACTTCAAGGCCAATATTTGGATCTTTGCGATGTTCATTGCTGGTAACTTTGTACCGTTCCAAATCCTGATGATTCCAGTGCGCGATCTCACCATTACCTTTGGTCTTTATGATACGCATTGGGCGCTTATCTTCTTCCACGTCGCCTTCCAAGCCGGCTTTTGTACCCTGTTTATGCGCAACTTTATTGTCGGCATCCCCGATGCCTTGATTGAGGCGGCGCGCGTTGAAGGCGTGAGTGAAATGAAAATCTTCTGGCACGTAGTATTGCCGCTTGTCAGGCCGGCACTAGCCGCACTGTCTGTGTTGGTGTTTACCTTTATTTGGAATGATTACTTTTGGGCGCTGGTTTTAGTGCAAAGCGATGAAGTGCGCCCCGTAACGGCAGGATTGAGTGCATTGAAAGGGCAGTGGTTGGCGTCATGGCAGTTTATTTCTGCTGGTGCCGTCGTCGCTGCAATTCCTCCAGTGGTGCTGTTCTTTACCATGCAGCGTCACTTTATTGCTGGTCTAACGTTGGGAGCAACCAAAGGTTAA
- a CDS encoding ABC transporter substrate-binding protein codes for MKIVKHLAATAILGASLSTTAWAGELVINSDQADPAPKEAWAEIVKRFEAENPDITVKYNLYDKEAYKTTIRNWLVTSPPDVVFWYAGNRMKTFVDRGLLEDVSDIWADNNMAQDFKSAAPAMTVNGKQYGVPYTYYQWGVYYRKDIFEKYGIAEPKTWDELKAAAATLKKNEVAPFAIGTKYLWTAAGWFDYINLRTNGLDFHIDLMDGKVPYTDDRVKKTFANWAELVEPGYYLDNHASYSWQEAQPFLYNGEAAMYLIGNFIAPNFPAELDGKMGFFQFPVIDPAVPIAEDAPMDTIHIPTKAKNKEDARKFLAFVAKPEIQQLVNDVLLQIPTNSKAKPADDEFLNIGVEMLAEASGTAQFYDRDTDPAMAKEGMKGFQEFMVKPERVDQILKRLEKVRQRTFKN; via the coding sequence ATGAAAATTGTGAAACACCTCGCTGCTACCGCCATACTTGGCGCGTCCCTCTCAACAACCGCTTGGGCGGGCGAGTTAGTGATTAACTCGGATCAAGCAGACCCTGCACCAAAAGAAGCGTGGGCTGAAATCGTGAAACGATTTGAAGCTGAAAACCCAGACATTACGGTGAAGTACAACTTGTATGATAAAGAAGCGTACAAGACGACGATTCGTAACTGGCTGGTCACCTCTCCGCCGGATGTTGTGTTCTGGTATGCGGGTAACCGAATGAAAACATTCGTTGATCGTGGACTATTGGAAGATGTAAGTGACATTTGGGCTGACAACAACATGGCTCAAGACTTTAAATCGGCAGCGCCAGCAATGACGGTGAATGGTAAGCAATACGGTGTGCCTTACACTTACTATCAATGGGGTGTGTACTACCGTAAAGACATCTTTGAGAAGTATGGTATCGCTGAACCAAAAACGTGGGATGAGCTAAAAGCGGCCGCTGCGACACTGAAGAAGAATGAAGTGGCGCCTTTTGCTATCGGTACCAAATACCTATGGACTGCAGCAGGCTGGTTCGACTACATCAACCTACGTACTAACGGCCTTGATTTCCACATCGACCTGATGGACGGCAAAGTGCCTTATACCGACGATCGAGTGAAGAAGACCTTTGCAAACTGGGCTGAGCTAGTGGAACCAGGCTACTACCTAGACAACCACGCGTCATACTCTTGGCAGGAAGCGCAGCCGTTCTTGTACAACGGTGAAGCGGCTATGTACCTGATTGGTAACTTTATTGCGCCTAACTTCCCAGCTGAACTTGATGGCAAGATGGGCTTCTTCCAATTCCCAGTCATCGACCCTGCTGTGCCTATCGCAGAAGATGCACCAATGGATACCATTCATATCCCAACCAAAGCGAAGAACAAAGAAGATGCACGTAAGTTCCTAGCGTTTGTTGCCAAACCAGAGATCCAGCAACTGGTAAATGATGTCCTACTGCAAATCCCAACCAACAGCAAAGCCAAACCTGCGGATGATGAGTTCCTAAACATCGGTGTGGAAATGTTGGCAGAGGCGAGTGGTACGGCGCAGTTCTATGACCGCGATACTGATCCTGCGATGGCGAAAGAAGGCATGAAAGGGTTCCAAGAGTTCATGGTGAAACCTGAGCGTGTGGATCAAATCCTAAAACGTCTTGAAAAAGTACGTCAACGCACGTTTAAGAACTAA
- a CDS encoding beta-galactosidase codes for MRTFAQVMAAREWENQHVVQRNVLTAHAPLHAYSSIEQARVGQASDNQTSLNGHWQFTLLTAPEAMSEAFIEPDFDDADWHSLPVPSNWQLHGFDKPIYTNVKYPFVDNPPYVPEQNPTGVYRKSFDYSPRENTSTTITFDGVNSAFHLWCNGHWVGYSQDSRLPAEFDLGQHLISGRNQLTVMVLRWSDGSYLEDQDMWWLSGIFRDVTLRTKSITHIADVETVASLQSGYRDGLLTVTTTVSSPSDTLKVNVALFDAAGNEIAAQTQAFGVEFVDEKGAWDNKAIHRLSVADVKAWSAEAPHLYRVVVSLIDDQNQLIDCEAYSVGFRNVEVLNGQICVNGKPLLIRGVNRHEHHPELGHVMTREAMIEDIKLLKQNNFNAVRTAHYPNHPMWYQLCDEFGLYLVDEANIETHGQVPMCRLSDDSEWLNAYMRRMVNLVERDKNHPSVIVWSLGNESGIGGNHYAMYQWVKQRDPSRPVQYEGGGAMTAATDIICPMYARVNWDLPVVGHQPEVTPRIGIKKAIALPNESRPLILCEYAHAMGNSLGSFVDYWQAFRDHPRLQGGFIWDWVDQGLSKVDDKGRHYWAYGGDFGDEINDRQFCINGLIFPDRTVHPALFEVKKAQQYYQFKLVSEQPLTIEVENENLFVASDNEMLCWQLLQDGTPSNSGELVMTTQPGKKQQITLCDVIDKQPGSEYHLNLETRLIEETPWAEAGHVTAIEQIELQTLPMLLVPQTPIIAQLAVVKAEQRLSVVSDDIAFEFDSAAGYLVSCKVRGVEKLTQPIKDNFCRAPIDNDIGTSEANKLDPNSWFARWQTAGLANLTRGCHSFDYDEAEGGVNVTCVALYSNVQAPIISSTWRYHIDSEGQLTVDVDVAFAKGLPPMPRVGLELGLYHQPQDDTQVEWFGREPHENYPDRIGSAHFGRYKQPLSSMHTDYIFPSENGLRCDSRELKVGSLTVKGKFHFSVSEFSQHSLADAKHTNELEKDGCLYVRIDGYHMGVGGDDSWTPSVHKAYQLREQRYRYEVALRFNA; via the coding sequence ATGAGAACTTTTGCCCAAGTGATGGCGGCACGAGAGTGGGAAAATCAACATGTTGTCCAGCGCAACGTCCTCACCGCTCACGCGCCTTTGCATGCCTACAGCAGTATTGAGCAAGCTCGAGTTGGTCAAGCATCAGACAATCAAACCTCACTCAATGGGCACTGGCAGTTTACCTTGCTGACCGCGCCAGAGGCTATGTCCGAAGCCTTTATTGAACCAGATTTTGATGATGCAGACTGGCACTCTCTTCCTGTTCCAAGCAACTGGCAATTACACGGTTTTGATAAACCAATCTACACCAATGTGAAGTACCCATTTGTCGACAATCCTCCTTATGTGCCAGAGCAGAACCCAACAGGGGTGTATCGCAAAAGTTTCGACTATTCACCACGAGAAAATACCTCCACCACCATCACCTTTGATGGTGTGAACAGTGCATTCCATCTGTGGTGTAACGGACATTGGGTAGGGTATTCACAAGATTCTCGACTGCCGGCTGAGTTTGACCTTGGCCAGCATCTGATATCGGGTCGCAACCAACTAACTGTGATGGTGCTGAGATGGTCTGACGGCTCTTATCTTGAAGATCAAGATATGTGGTGGCTAAGTGGCATCTTCCGTGATGTTACTTTGCGCACGAAATCTATAACGCATATAGCGGATGTGGAGACTGTCGCCAGTTTACAATCTGGTTATCGAGATGGCCTGTTAACGGTGACGACAACGGTATCCTCGCCAAGCGACACGCTTAAAGTGAACGTGGCACTATTTGATGCAGCAGGTAATGAAATAGCAGCTCAAACTCAGGCATTTGGCGTCGAATTTGTCGATGAAAAAGGTGCGTGGGACAACAAAGCGATTCATCGCTTGTCGGTAGCCGATGTGAAAGCTTGGAGCGCCGAAGCGCCACATCTGTATCGCGTTGTGGTGTCACTCATTGATGACCAGAATCAGCTCATTGACTGCGAAGCCTATTCGGTTGGTTTTCGCAATGTCGAAGTCTTAAATGGCCAGATCTGCGTCAACGGTAAACCGCTTCTTATTCGTGGCGTCAATCGTCACGAGCATCATCCAGAGCTTGGGCATGTCATGACTCGTGAGGCGATGATAGAAGACATCAAACTCCTCAAGCAAAACAACTTCAATGCGGTTCGAACTGCGCATTACCCCAATCACCCGATGTGGTATCAACTGTGTGATGAGTTTGGGCTGTATTTAGTCGATGAAGCCAACATTGAAACCCATGGTCAAGTGCCAATGTGCCGTTTGTCTGATGACAGCGAATGGCTGAACGCCTATATGCGACGTATGGTGAATTTGGTCGAACGAGATAAAAACCATCCGTCTGTGATTGTGTGGTCGCTTGGTAATGAATCAGGCATTGGCGGCAATCATTATGCGATGTATCAATGGGTTAAGCAGCGCGATCCGTCAAGACCAGTGCAATATGAAGGCGGCGGTGCGATGACGGCGGCGACGGATATTATTTGTCCTATGTACGCACGCGTAAACTGGGACTTGCCTGTAGTTGGACACCAGCCAGAAGTCACTCCCCGTATCGGAATCAAAAAGGCCATAGCACTACCAAATGAATCACGGCCGTTGATCCTATGTGAATATGCCCATGCGATGGGCAACAGTTTGGGAAGCTTTGTCGACTATTGGCAAGCGTTTCGCGACCACCCAAGATTGCAAGGCGGCTTTATTTGGGATTGGGTCGATCAAGGCCTGAGTAAAGTGGATGATAAAGGGCGTCACTACTGGGCGTACGGTGGCGATTTTGGTGATGAAATTAACGATCGCCAGTTCTGTATCAACGGTTTGATATTCCCTGATAGAACAGTACATCCCGCTTTATTTGAAGTAAAAAAAGCGCAGCAATATTATCAGTTTAAGCTGGTTAGTGAGCAGCCACTCACTATTGAAGTAGAAAATGAGAATCTTTTTGTTGCCAGTGACAATGAAATGCTTTGCTGGCAACTGCTCCAAGATGGTACGCCGAGTAATTCTGGTGAGTTAGTCATGACAACTCAGCCTGGGAAGAAACAGCAGATCACCTTATGTGATGTTATCGATAAGCAGCCAGGCTCCGAGTACCACCTCAACCTAGAAACCAGATTGATTGAAGAGACGCCGTGGGCAGAGGCGGGACATGTCACTGCGATAGAGCAAATAGAATTGCAAACCTTGCCGATGCTTTTGGTGCCTCAAACGCCAATTATCGCTCAGTTAGCAGTTGTGAAAGCGGAGCAGCGTCTCTCGGTGGTGAGCGATGATATCGCTTTTGAGTTTGATAGTGCCGCCGGCTATCTTGTGAGCTGTAAGGTTCGCGGCGTGGAGAAGCTAACGCAGCCGATTAAAGACAATTTTTGTCGAGCGCCTATCGACAACGATATCGGCACCAGTGAAGCCAATAAACTTGACCCCAACTCTTGGTTTGCCCGCTGGCAAACTGCAGGCTTGGCGAACCTAACTCGTGGGTGCCATTCCTTCGACTATGACGAGGCTGAGGGTGGTGTCAATGTCACCTGTGTTGCCCTCTACAGCAACGTTCAGGCGCCAATCATTTCCAGCACTTGGCGTTACCACATTGATAGCGAAGGTCAACTGACAGTGGATGTGGATGTTGCGTTCGCCAAAGGCTTACCACCAATGCCAAGAGTGGGGTTGGAGCTCGGGCTATACCATCAGCCACAAGATGACACCCAAGTGGAGTGGTTTGGACGTGAGCCGCATGAAAACTACCCTGACCGAATTGGATCTGCGCACTTTGGTCGCTATAAACAGCCACTGTCTAGTATGCATACTGACTATATTTTCCCATCGGAAAATGGTCTGCGCTGTGATAGCCGTGAGTTAAAGGTTGGCAGTTTGACAGTGAAGGGCAAGTTTCATTTTTCTGTCAGCGAGTTCAGCCAACATAGTTTAGCTGATGCTAAGCACACCAACGAGCTTGAAAAAGATGGCTGCTTGTATGTGCGCATCGATGGTTACCACATGGGCGTAGGAGGTGATGACTCTTGGACACCAAGCGTTCACAAGGCTTATCAACTTCGCGAGCAACGCTATCGATATGAGGTAGCACTAAGATTTAATGCCTGA
- a CDS encoding UDP-glucose--hexose-1-phosphate uridylyltransferase, whose translation MTDIQFDPVDHPHRRYNPLTGQWILVSPHRAKRPWSGQDEKPATQALPSFDENCFLCPANARISGDVNPDYQGTYVFSNDFAALMPDSPDAPQSDNPLFRTQGVRGLSRVICFSPDHSKTLPELSVSKIRGVIDTWNEQIEELGKEYIWVQAFENKGETMGCSQPHPHGQIWANSFLPNEIERKDKHLREYFEQYGSNLLVDYVKAERQDGSRTVVETEHWLAVVPYWAAWPFETMLLPKTHVRRMSELSDEQRDDLAVAMKKLTSRYDNLFQCSFPYSMGWHFAPFFEASEDIEHWQLHALFYPPLLRSATVRKFMVGYEMLAESQRDLTAEQAAERLRALSDVHYKEQ comes from the coding sequence ATGACCGACATTCAGTTTGACCCAGTGGATCATCCACATCGTCGTTACAACCCATTGACCGGGCAGTGGATCTTAGTCTCGCCACATCGCGCTAAGCGTCCTTGGAGTGGTCAGGATGAAAAGCCTGCTACGCAAGCGCTGCCGAGCTTTGATGAAAACTGCTTCTTGTGTCCAGCTAACGCTCGCATTTCAGGAGATGTGAACCCGGATTACCAAGGCACTTATGTGTTCAGCAATGACTTCGCGGCACTAATGCCGGATTCACCCGATGCGCCGCAATCCGACAACCCCTTATTCAGAACTCAAGGGGTACGCGGTTTAAGCCGAGTGATTTGCTTCTCTCCTGATCACAGTAAAACCTTGCCCGAGCTCAGCGTCAGTAAAATCAGAGGCGTTATCGATACCTGGAATGAGCAAATTGAAGAGCTCGGCAAAGAATACATTTGGGTGCAAGCGTTTGAGAATAAAGGTGAAACTATGGGCTGCTCACAGCCGCATCCTCATGGCCAGATTTGGGCGAACAGCTTTTTGCCAAACGAAATCGAGCGCAAAGATAAGCACTTACGAGAGTATTTTGAGCAGTATGGCTCAAATCTGTTGGTCGATTACGTGAAGGCCGAGCGACAAGACGGTTCAAGAACTGTAGTTGAAACGGAGCATTGGCTTGCCGTTGTGCCTTACTGGGCAGCGTGGCCGTTTGAAACCATGTTGCTACCAAAAACGCATGTTCGCCGCATGAGCGAACTCAGCGACGAGCAGCGAGATGATTTGGCTGTTGCCATGAAAAAACTGACCAGCCGCTATGACAACTTATTCCAGTGTTCTTTCCCATATTCCATGGGTTGGCACTTCGCACCGTTCTTTGAAGCTAGTGAGGATATTGAGCATTGGCAGTTGCATGCCTTGTTTTATCCTCCACTGCTGCGTAGCGCAACAGTGAGAAAGTTTATGGTGGGTTATGAAATGCTCGCCGAATCGCAGCGTGATTTAACGGCAGAGCAAGCGGCTGAGCGACTAAGAGCGTTGAGTGATGTGCATTACAAAGAGCAGTAA
- the galK gene encoding galactokinase, producing the protein MSELITNVKSVFKQVLDYQPTHIIQAPGRVNLIGEHTDYNDGFVLPCAINYQTVVAAAKREDSFIRLVSVDYGNDTDEFDLSKPIEFLPGKMWANYIRGVVKFLLARGYTFKGADICVTGNVPQGAGLSSSAALEVVIGQTFKTLYDLDISQAEIALNGQQAENEFVGCNCGIMDQMISAKGEQNHAMLLDCRTLESQAVSMPEAMAVVIINSNKQRGLVDSEYNTRRLQCEQAAQIFGVKALRDVSIEEFNQNQQNLDDVVAKRARHVITENDRTLEAAKALRAQDMKRLGELMAESHASMRDDFEITVSEIDCLVDIVKDVIGDQGGVRMTGGGFGGCIVALIPPSLTDAVEQAVTAKYQAATGLQASIYVCQASAGAGVVEVLEH; encoded by the coding sequence ATGTCTGAATTAATAACTAACGTGAAAAGCGTGTTTAAACAGGTATTGGACTATCAACCGACCCATATTATTCAAGCGCCAGGTCGAGTGAACCTAATTGGCGAACATACTGATTATAACGATGGCTTTGTGTTGCCCTGTGCCATTAACTACCAAACGGTCGTCGCTGCTGCAAAGCGCGAAGACAGCTTCATTCGTTTGGTGTCGGTCGATTATGGCAATGATACCGATGAATTTGACCTATCTAAACCAATAGAGTTTTTGCCCGGGAAAATGTGGGCAAATTACATTCGCGGCGTGGTGAAATTCTTGCTAGCCCGAGGCTATACGTTTAAAGGTGCGGATATTTGTGTCACAGGCAATGTCCCTCAAGGTGCGGGGCTGAGCTCTTCTGCAGCGTTGGAAGTGGTGATTGGGCAGACCTTTAAAACGCTTTACGATCTCGATATCAGCCAAGCGGAAATCGCGCTCAATGGCCAGCAAGCTGAAAATGAGTTTGTGGGTTGCAACTGCGGCATTATGGATCAAATGATTTCCGCCAAAGGCGAGCAAAATCATGCCATGTTGCTTGATTGCCGAACTTTAGAGTCGCAAGCGGTATCGATGCCTGAAGCAATGGCTGTGGTCATCATTAATTCCAACAAGCAGCGCGGTCTTGTTGACAGCGAGTACAACACACGGCGATTGCAGTGCGAACAAGCCGCTCAGATTTTTGGCGTCAAAGCGCTGCGTGATGTGAGTATTGAAGAGTTCAATCAAAACCAACAAAACTTAGACGATGTAGTCGCGAAGAGAGCACGCCACGTTATCACGGAAAATGACCGAACCCTTGAGGCTGCGAAGGCATTGCGAGCTCAAGACATGAAACGATTGGGCGAGCTTATGGCTGAATCACACGCTTCAATGCGCGATGATTTTGAGATCACCGTGAGCGAGATAGATTGCTTAGTCGACATTGTCAAAGATGTGATTGGCGACCAAGGCGGCGTGAGAATGACTGGCGGCGGCTTTGGCGGCTGTATCGTTGCACTGATCCCGCCAAGTCTAACCGATGCCGTTGAGCAAGCTGTGACCGCGAAGTATCAAGCAGCCACTGGATTGCAAGCATCGATTTATGTGTGCCAAGCAAGTGCAGGTGCAGGTGTTGTTGAAGTACTTGAGCATTGA
- the galM gene encoding galactose-1-epimerase — protein MTAIMNGLAADGKPPSLYTLSNASEMEVTVMDVGATWLSCKLPIDDEKREVLLGVETMEDFARQKVFLGATVGRFANRIAGGRFKIDSHEFQAVTNQSGNSLHGGLDGFDKRRWSLVEKSDNSVELSLVSADGDQGFPGELMVSVRYSLSEQNQVLIDYSATTTAATPVNLTNHAYFNLLGAESEEDILGHSLQIRAAHYLPTQADGIPFTEPEAVAGTSFDFNMTKPISTHLLADEQQRQANGYDHCYVLESQGNEPVARLVSPDSRVEMSVFTTKPGVQLYTGNWLANTPNRLGGLYKDYQGVALETQFYPDSPNRGWKESDAILRPGNQYKHSTSYEFAIK, from the coding sequence ATGACAGCCATAATGAATGGACTTGCAGCAGACGGCAAACCGCCTTCACTTTACACCTTGTCGAATGCTTCTGAAATGGAAGTAACGGTGATGGATGTTGGTGCGACATGGCTCAGTTGTAAGCTCCCTATCGACGATGAAAAACGAGAAGTGCTGTTGGGCGTTGAGACGATGGAGGACTTTGCGCGTCAAAAGGTCTTCTTAGGTGCGACAGTCGGCCGCTTTGCCAATCGAATCGCTGGTGGAAGGTTTAAGATTGATAGCCACGAGTTTCAAGCCGTGACCAACCAATCAGGCAACAGTTTACACGGCGGCTTGGATGGCTTTGATAAGCGCCGTTGGAGTTTGGTTGAGAAGAGTGATAACAGTGTTGAGCTCAGTTTAGTTTCAGCCGATGGTGACCAAGGGTTTCCCGGCGAGCTAATGGTGAGTGTCCGCTATAGCCTTAGTGAACAAAACCAAGTACTTATTGACTACAGTGCGACAACAACCGCGGCAACGCCGGTTAACCTAACCAATCACGCTTACTTTAATCTTTTGGGTGCTGAGTCTGAAGAGGATATCTTAGGTCATAGCTTGCAGATTCGTGCTGCGCACTATTTGCCGACACAAGCGGATGGTATTCCTTTTACAGAACCAGAGGCTGTGGCGGGGACCAGTTTCGATTTCAATATGACCAAGCCCATTTCGACCCATCTATTGGCCGATGAGCAGCAACGACAAGCAAATGGGTATGATCATTGTTACGTTTTAGAGAGCCAAGGTAACGAGCCGGTGGCGCGTCTCGTCTCTCCAGACAGTCGTGTTGAAATGAGCGTCTTCACGACGAAACCAGGAGTGCAGCTGTATACGGGTAACTGGCTAGCGAATACACCTAATCGTCTAGGCGGACTATACAAAGATTATCAAGGGGTTGCGCTGGAAACTCAGTTTTATCCAGACTCGCCCAATCGCGGCTGGAAAGAGTCAGATGCGATTCTTCGACCTGGCAATCAGTATAAGCACAGTACAAGTTATGAGTTTGCCATCAAATAA
- a CDS encoding cupin domain-containing protein, translated as METLINADFDQRVVIRPTDYQWVGSPMPGVSRMRLDRIGDEVGRVTSIVHYEPNSAFSAHTHSGGEEFYVLEGTFSDEHGDYPAGSYVRNPIGSAHTPKIGSDGATIFVKLHQFHEQDQAQFCINTSKQSWYQGLVDGLTVMPLHEFEAEHVALVKWAPNTQFNAHQHWGGEEILVLEGTFYDEHGEYPKGTWIRSPHLSKHTPFTKGDGALIYVKTGHL; from the coding sequence ATGGAAACTCTAATCAACGCCGATTTTGACCAGCGCGTAGTGATACGACCAACAGACTACCAGTGGGTCGGCTCTCCTATGCCCGGCGTAAGTCGCATGCGTTTAGACCGCATTGGTGATGAAGTGGGACGTGTGACGTCCATCGTACACTATGAGCCAAACAGCGCGTTTTCAGCGCATACCCATAGCGGCGGTGAAGAGTTTTACGTTTTGGAAGGCACCTTTTCCGATGAGCACGGCGACTACCCAGCGGGCAGCTATGTCCGTAATCCTATTGGCAGCGCACATACGCCGAAAATTGGCTCTGACGGTGCGACTATCTTCGTCAAACTGCACCAGTTTCATGAGCAAGACCAAGCTCAGTTTTGCATCAATACATCAAAGCAGTCATGGTATCAGGGATTGGTTGATGGGCTTACTGTGATGCCGCTACATGAATTTGAAGCGGAGCATGTTGCCTTAGTGAAATGGGCGCCCAATACCCAGTTCAATGCCCACCAGCATTGGGGCGGAGAAGAAATATTGGTACTGGAAGGCACCTTTTATGACGAGCATGGTGAATACCCTAAAGGCACTTGGATCCGTAGTCCTCACCTTAGCAAGCACACCCCCTTCACCAAAGGAGATGGCGCGCTTATTTACGTCAAGACTGGGCATTTATAG
- the copI gene encoding copper-resistant cuproprotein CopI, translating into MKKTLIALTMTLIATQSFADGMDHSKMDHGAMNHDTIDHSKMNHGMMNMEGMSVVGMPAAGAKPDKVVHVILKDDMTISFKRDVEIKPNDVVQFVVMNTGKDDHEFVIGSPSEQIAHRKMMENPTEDHDHHSMGNVLYLKPGKAGKLNWHFHGEKEIEFACNIPGHAEDGMTKTIVLK; encoded by the coding sequence ATGAAAAAGACACTCATCGCACTAACCATGACATTGATTGCCACACAAAGCTTCGCCGATGGCATGGATCATTCAAAAATGGATCACGGAGCTATGAATCATGACACGATAGATCATAGTAAAATGAATCATGGCATGATGAACATGGAAGGCATGTCAGTCGTCGGCATGCCTGCTGCAGGCGCAAAACCCGACAAGGTGGTACACGTCATTCTAAAAGATGACATGACCATCTCATTCAAACGTGATGTCGAAATCAAACCGAACGATGTCGTTCAGTTTGTGGTAATGAACACAGGCAAAGACGATCATGAGTTTGTCATCGGCTCACCATCCGAGCAAATTGCTCACCGTAAAATGATGGAAAACCCAACAGAGGATCACGATCATCACAGCATGGGCAATGTCCTGTACCTCAAGCCAGGAAAAGCGGGAAAGCTCAACTGGCACTTCCACGGTGAAAAAGAGATTGAATTCGCCTGTAACATTCCAGGCCACGCAGAAGATGGTATGACTAAGACGATCGTTCTCAAATAG